One Gemmatimonadaceae bacterium genomic region harbors:
- a CDS encoding TolC family protein: MFAQRSALRILAITIALFAASLVLAPAVQSQPSPAPARTILDAYVAEAIGANLALAQQQAQLARANAQVREARGRFLPSLDVNARYSEVSGVVNIGDFINPAYNALNQLIGQPRFPTNINATLPFKQESKLELTLPIFNDAIGAATAAARAQRDLVGAGRHAAMRQLAADVQLAWLGYASLDQAVATLEATLPLLDENVRVSTRLIDAGQATPDALLRARAERSEVQQQLDDTRRQRAAAQRGFNLLRDREPDAPITLASDSSLLRVDSLTLSAAVAHAMAHREELRQATTGIQLANAQRRLATSSYLPSLALSASYGIQGNQYRVSKNDDVALANLVFSWNVFSGGRNGARREQATALRNEADLRRRDAERAVRLQVENAYDGVQAARGSLTTAADRLVSAQRAFTLVQRRFAEGLASPLEFLGARSAYTSAAINQIITRFTFATRVVELERAAALRTLPE, from the coding sequence ATGTTTGCACAACGATCTGCGTTACGAATACTCGCCATCACCATCGCGCTGTTCGCGGCCTCGCTGGTGTTGGCACCCGCGGTGCAATCACAGCCATCGCCCGCGCCAGCTCGGACGATCCTCGATGCCTACGTGGCCGAAGCCATCGGGGCCAACCTCGCGTTGGCCCAGCAGCAGGCCCAGTTGGCCCGCGCCAATGCGCAGGTGCGCGAGGCCCGCGGCCGCTTCCTGCCGTCGCTGGATGTGAACGCCCGCTATTCCGAAGTGAGCGGCGTGGTGAACATCGGCGACTTCATCAATCCGGCCTACAACGCCCTCAACCAGCTTATCGGCCAGCCGCGCTTCCCCACCAACATCAACGCCACGCTCCCCTTCAAGCAGGAATCGAAGCTCGAGCTCACGTTGCCGATCTTTAACGACGCCATTGGCGCGGCGACTGCGGCGGCCCGCGCCCAGCGCGATCTGGTGGGCGCGGGACGGCACGCCGCCATGCGTCAATTGGCCGCCGATGTGCAGCTGGCCTGGCTGGGGTACGCCAGTCTCGATCAGGCGGTCGCCACCCTGGAAGCCACCCTGCCGCTGCTGGACGAGAACGTGCGCGTAAGCACTCGGCTCATTGACGCGGGGCAGGCCACTCCCGACGCGTTGCTGCGCGCGCGCGCGGAACGCAGCGAAGTGCAGCAGCAACTGGACGACACGCGCCGCCAGCGTGCGGCGGCGCAACGCGGATTCAACCTGCTGCGGGATCGCGAGCCCGATGCGCCGATCACGTTGGCCAGCGACAGCTCGCTGCTGCGCGTCGATTCGCTGACGCTGAGCGCGGCCGTGGCCCATGCGATGGCACATCGGGAAGAGTTGCGGCAGGCCACCACCGGCATTCAGTTGGCCAACGCGCAGCGTCGGTTGGCCACCTCCAGCTATCTGCCGTCGCTGGCGCTGTCGGCCAGCTACGGCATTCAGGGCAATCAGTACCGCGTCAGCAAGAACGACGATGTAGCGCTGGCCAATCTGGTGTTCTCCTGGAATGTGTTCAGCGGCGGTCGCAACGGCGCGCGTCGCGAACAGGCCACGGCGCTGCGCAACGAAGCCGACCTGCGCCGACGCGACGCCGAACGCGCGGTGCGCCTGCAAGTGGAGAACGCCTACGACGGCGTGCAGGCGGCACGCGGTTCGCTCACCACCGCCGCTGATCGCTTGGTCTCTGCCCAACGCGCCTTCACTCTGGTGCAGCGACGCTTCGCCGAGGGCCTCGCCTCGCCACTCGAATTCCTCGGCGCACGCTCGGCGTATACGTCGGCCGCCATCAACCAGATCATCACCCGGTTCACTTTCGCCACGCGTGTCGTCGAGCTTGAACGAGCCGCCGCGCTGCGCACGCTTCCCGAGTAA
- a CDS encoding sulfatase-like hydrolase/transferase, with the protein MTQRLALVALFLAMACQPTDTSAVAGKPNIVVVLVDDLRWDDIGVAGHPFVETPNIDKLAGEGARFLNAFATTPLCSPSRAAILTGTYVHTNGIIDNTARDSASYLLPTFAIPLKAAGYQTGFFGKWHMGNDDGQRPGWTHWVAMKGQGEAINPRLNVDGTRLEVKGYVTDVLTDYVDQFVRANAKKPFMLFLAHKAMHPNVMQQNDGSRATLASQPEGFIPAPRHAGRYANAVVPRRPNALAPITNKPALQRRIDTLAPLSPATGTRDRDVRGRLEMLLAVDESLGRLVKTLEELGELDNTIIVFTSDHGYFYGEHGLDEERRLAYEETARIPLIIRYPRLVTAGITPAQLVQTIDIVPTVLGMAGVTDTVARQGMSLMPLLQGRAAPWRPSVLIEYYSDKVFPRMVTMGYQAVRTERYKYIHYTELSGMDELYDLVTDQYEMHNLMGTAAGKAALPGVQLELERLQKATGWAASAVK; encoded by the coding sequence GATGGCCTGTCAACCCACGGACACGTCGGCTGTTGCAGGCAAGCCGAACATTGTGGTCGTGCTGGTGGACGATTTGCGCTGGGATGATATCGGCGTGGCCGGTCATCCGTTTGTCGAGACGCCGAATATCGACAAGCTGGCCGGTGAGGGTGCGCGATTCCTCAATGCGTTTGCCACCACGCCGCTGTGCAGCCCCAGCCGCGCGGCCATTCTCACGGGGACGTACGTACACACCAACGGCATTATCGACAATACGGCGCGCGACTCCGCCAGCTACTTGTTGCCCACCTTTGCGATTCCGCTGAAGGCCGCAGGATATCAAACCGGGTTCTTCGGCAAGTGGCACATGGGAAACGACGACGGTCAGCGCCCGGGCTGGACACACTGGGTGGCCATGAAGGGTCAGGGTGAAGCCATCAATCCCAGGCTCAACGTCGACGGCACCCGGCTTGAAGTGAAGGGCTATGTCACCGACGTCCTCACTGACTACGTCGACCAGTTTGTTCGCGCCAATGCGAAGAAGCCATTCATGCTGTTTCTGGCGCACAAGGCCATGCATCCGAACGTCATGCAGCAGAACGACGGTTCGCGGGCGACGCTGGCATCGCAGCCTGAGGGATTCATCCCGGCGCCACGTCACGCCGGACGCTATGCCAACGCCGTGGTGCCGAGACGGCCGAATGCGCTCGCGCCCATCACCAACAAGCCTGCACTGCAGCGTCGCATTGATACGTTGGCGCCGCTGAGTCCTGCCACCGGCACCAGGGACCGTGACGTACGCGGTCGGTTGGAAATGCTGCTGGCCGTTGATGAAAGCCTTGGTCGTCTGGTGAAGACGCTGGAAGAGTTGGGTGAACTCGACAACACCATCATCGTGTTCACCAGCGATCACGGCTATTTCTACGGCGAGCACGGTCTGGACGAAGAACGGCGTCTGGCGTATGAGGAAACGGCGCGCATCCCGCTCATTATTCGCTACCCCAGACTGGTCACCGCCGGCATCACGCCGGCGCAGTTGGTGCAGACCATTGACATCGTCCCCACCGTGCTCGGCATGGCCGGGGTCACCGACACCGTGGCGCGACAAGGCATGTCGTTGATGCCACTGTTGCAGGGCAGGGCGGCGCCGTGGCGGCCGTCAGTGCTGATTGAGTACTACAGCGACAAGGTGTTTCCGCGCATGGTGACGATGGGCTATCAGGCCGTGCGCACCGAACGGTACAAGTACATCCACTACACCGAGCTTTCGGGCATGGACGAATTGTACGATCTGGTGACGGACCAATACGAAATGCACAACCTCATGGGGACCGCAGCGGGCAAGGCGGCCTTGCCGGGAGTGCAGCTGGAGCTGGAACGGTTGCAGAAGGCTACGGGGTGGGCGGCCAGTGCGGTGAAGTAG
- a CDS encoding YbhB/YbcL family Raf kinase inhibitor-like protein, whose translation MTSAHFRLLWVASLVTLAANSEAQTPPAAPPRPAPLTLTTTAWPDGGVIPIRYTQAGEQVSPALSWTNVPAGTVAFVINMIDPDVAIAKGTETQPHWIFWNIPGTATGVPEGIKPGGELPDGSRQISATGLQYRGPGAGANGPLHHYTFEVYALDVKIDVTASTNAQPVAAALETRANVMKAMQGHVLGKAVYVGLFRRPQ comes from the coding sequence ATGACATCCGCGCATTTCCGTCTTCTGTGGGTCGCCAGCCTTGTCACACTCGCCGCAAACTCCGAGGCACAGACGCCACCCGCCGCGCCACCACGCCCCGCACCATTGACGCTCACCACCACCGCATGGCCCGACGGCGGGGTGATTCCCATCCGGTACACACAAGCGGGTGAACAAGTCTCACCGGCGTTGTCGTGGACCAATGTCCCCGCGGGAACGGTGGCTTTCGTCATCAACATGATCGATCCCGACGTCGCCATCGCGAAGGGCACCGAAACGCAGCCGCATTGGATTTTCTGGAACATCCCCGGCACCGCGACTGGCGTGCCAGAAGGCATCAAGCCGGGTGGCGAACTACCCGATGGGTCACGCCAGATCAGCGCCACTGGACTCCAGTATCGCGGCCCCGGCGCCGGCGCCAACGGACCGCTGCACCACTACACGTTCGAGGTGTACGCGCTCGATGTCAAAATCGACGTCACCGCCTCCACCAATGCACAACCCGTAGCCGCCGCCCTCGAAACGCGCGCCAATGTGATGAAAGCGATGCAGGGACATGTACTCGGCAAGGCCGTCTATGTGGGTCTCTTTCGCAGACCGCAATAG
- a CDS encoding TetR/AcrR family transcriptional regulator has product MTTSAIRSGSLARRERQKAETRQAILDAARELFVSEGVEATTMRAIAEKIGYTPTAIYHHFRDKDTLLVELCMVDFKALGQSLYKIGRIEDPIERLRRMGMSYADFAIANPSQYRFMFMTSMQHSMVDCDGNPISPPDEDAYAFLLQTVTEGIQAGLYRPELSDPNELAQMTWGAIHGVVSLWMNHADDPHIQWAPPRETIRSLVDVMIRGALRNPSD; this is encoded by the coding sequence ATGACTACATCCGCCATCCGAAGTGGGTCGCTTGCCCGCCGGGAGCGTCAGAAGGCTGAAACGCGCCAGGCCATTCTGGACGCGGCGCGGGAGCTGTTCGTGAGCGAGGGGGTGGAGGCCACGACCATGCGGGCCATCGCGGAGAAAATCGGCTATACGCCGACGGCCATTTATCACCACTTCCGGGACAAGGACACCCTCCTGGTTGAGCTGTGCATGGTCGACTTCAAGGCGCTCGGTCAGTCATTGTACAAGATTGGCCGCATCGAGGATCCGATTGAGAGATTGCGCCGGATGGGGATGTCGTACGCCGACTTTGCCATCGCCAATCCAAGCCAGTATCGCTTCATGTTCATGACATCAATGCAACACTCGATGGTCGATTGCGATGGGAATCCGATTTCTCCGCCGGATGAGGATGCCTATGCGTTTCTGCTGCAAACGGTCACGGAAGGCATTCAGGCGGGGCTCTACCGCCCGGAACTGTCCGACCCGAACGAGTTGGCCCAAATGACCTGGGGGGCTATCCATGGCGTGGTCTCGCTGTGGATGAACCACGCCGACGACCCGCATATCCAGTGGGCCCCGCCCCGCGAAACCATCCGGTCGCTGGTGGACGTCATGATTCGTGGAGCACTTCGAAACCCGTCGGACTGA